From Kineosporia succinea, the proteins below share one genomic window:
- a CDS encoding alpha/beta fold hydrolase, whose amino-acid sequence MTLQRISLGGLTFDVDVEGEAGGPAVLLLHGFPHSRHSWAGVAPILHEAGLRTVAPDQRGYSDGARPGRVADYALPLLAGDALGLLDALGIGSAHVVGHDWGAAVAWYLGARHPRRVRSLVALAIPHLDAYQHAFQVDEEQRAGSKYVEMLMAPDSARDFLADDAAGLRAWFAQAGEGVLTPAQVDGYVRKHAQPGVLDAALNWYRANNLVGEPFGFGPVTVPTTFVWSPSDTAVSKLSVEETPQHVTGPYRLVPLPETSHWQPQQAPEEVAREIVRLVGTQKGEAR is encoded by the coding sequence ATGACCCTTCAGCGGATCTCCCTCGGTGGTCTCACCTTCGACGTCGACGTCGAGGGTGAGGCCGGCGGGCCGGCCGTGCTTCTCCTGCACGGCTTCCCGCACAGCCGTCACTCCTGGGCCGGTGTCGCGCCGATCCTGCACGAGGCCGGGCTGCGCACCGTCGCACCCGACCAGCGCGGGTACTCCGACGGCGCCCGGCCCGGCCGGGTCGCCGACTACGCCCTGCCGCTCCTGGCCGGTGACGCGCTCGGCCTGCTCGACGCGCTCGGCATCGGGTCCGCGCACGTCGTCGGGCACGACTGGGGGGCGGCGGTGGCCTGGTACCTGGGAGCGCGCCACCCCCGGCGGGTGCGCTCGCTCGTCGCGCTGGCGATCCCGCACCTGGACGCCTACCAGCACGCCTTCCAGGTCGACGAGGAGCAGCGGGCCGGCTCGAAGTACGTCGAGATGCTCATGGCCCCGGACTCGGCCCGGGACTTCCTGGCCGACGACGCGGCCGGGCTCCGGGCCTGGTTCGCCCAGGCCGGTGAGGGCGTCCTGACACCCGCCCAGGTCGACGGGTACGTCCGGAAGCACGCGCAGCCGGGCGTTCTCGACGCGGCGCTCAACTGGTACCGGGCGAACAACCTGGTCGGTGAGCCGTTCGGGTTCGGCCCGGTGACCGTGCCGACGACGTTCGTCTGGAGCCCCTCCGACACCGCGGTCAGCAAGCTGTCGGTCGAGGAGACGCCCCAGCACGTGACGGGCCCCTACCGGCTCGTCCCCCTGCCGGAGACCTCCCACTGGCAGCCCCAGCAGGCTCCGGAGGAGGTCGCGCGGGAGATCGTGCGACTTGTCGGTACGCAGAAGGGGGAGGCACGATGA
- a CDS encoding FAD-dependent oxidoreductase produces MGKRTPRRAVVLGGGIAGLFATRVLADQFDQVTLVDRDHLTGPNLLRRGLPQGHHLHGLLSRGQEITEEHFPGITEKMVADGSAIGDASNDVRWIINGKRLVQTDSGLACLTASRPFFESHIRERVLALPNVVLSELTDISRLEVSDDGRTIRGVWVFPEGEHETLLPADLVVDASGRGSRTPTWLEDLGYGRVPEEKHKIGMGYATRYYRIPDAAFEGDISVNTVASAGVPRGCICQKIDGGRAIVTAYGILGDHPPTDPDGYLNFIKSLAAPDIYEILQSAEALNDPVAYKFPTNLRRHYQLMSDFPAGFLVIGDGVASFNPSYAQGMTVSALGSVVLRKHVADRRPVHALAYFRDLAADAIDGCWDMAVSADLAFPGVEGERTPEIMETHDFISRTQDVASRDAAVSRAFQRVIGLVDHYTVLHEPELEAKILQG; encoded by the coding sequence ATGGGCAAGCGCACGCCGAGAAGGGCCGTGGTGCTGGGTGGCGGCATCGCGGGACTGTTCGCGACCCGCGTCCTGGCCGACCAGTTCGACCAGGTCACCCTGGTCGACCGCGACCACCTGACCGGGCCGAACCTGCTGCGACGGGGCCTGCCGCAGGGGCACCACCTGCACGGCCTGCTGTCACGGGGCCAGGAGATCACCGAGGAGCACTTCCCCGGCATCACCGAGAAGATGGTCGCCGACGGATCGGCGATCGGCGACGCGTCCAACGACGTGCGCTGGATCATCAACGGCAAGCGGCTCGTGCAGACCGACTCCGGTCTGGCCTGTCTCACCGCGTCCCGCCCGTTCTTCGAGTCGCACATCCGCGAGCGCGTCCTGGCTCTGCCGAACGTCGTTCTCTCGGAGCTGACCGACATCAGCCGGCTCGAGGTCAGCGACGACGGGCGCACGATCCGCGGGGTCTGGGTGTTCCCGGAGGGTGAGCACGAGACGCTGCTGCCCGCCGACCTGGTCGTCGACGCGTCCGGACGTGGCTCCCGCACGCCGACCTGGCTCGAGGACCTGGGCTACGGGCGGGTTCCGGAGGAGAAGCACAAGATCGGGATGGGCTACGCGACGCGCTACTACCGGATTCCCGACGCCGCGTTCGAGGGCGACATCTCGGTGAACACGGTGGCCTCGGCCGGGGTGCCCCGCGGGTGCATCTGCCAGAAGATCGACGGCGGCCGGGCCATCGTGACGGCCTACGGCATCCTCGGTGACCACCCTCCGACCGACCCGGACGGCTACCTGAACTTCATCAAGTCGCTGGCCGCCCCCGACATCTACGAGATCCTGCAGTCGGCCGAGGCTCTCAACGACCCGGTGGCCTACAAGTTCCCGACGAATCTGCGCCGGCACTACCAGCTGATGTCCGACTTTCCGGCCGGCTTCCTCGTGATCGGTGACGGGGTGGCCAGTTTCAATCCCAGCTACGCCCAGGGGATGACGGTCTCGGCCCTGGGTTCGGTGGTGCTGCGCAAGCACGTGGCCGATCGCCGTCCGGTGCACGCCCTGGCCTACTTCCGGGACCTGGCGGCCGATGCGATCGACGGGTGCTGGGACATGGCCGTGAGCGCGGACCTGGCCTTCCCGGGGGTGGAGGGTGAGCGGACGCCGGAGATCATGGAGACGCACGACTTCATCTCGCGCACCCAGGACGTGGCCAGCCGGGACGCGGCGGTCTCGCGGGCCTTCCAGCGGGTGATCGGTCTGGTCGACCACTACACCGTGCTGCACGAGCCCGAGCTCGAAGCCAAGATCCTGCAGGGGTGA